A genomic segment from Glycine soja cultivar W05 chromosome 18, ASM419377v2, whole genome shotgun sequence encodes:
- the LOC114397198 gene encoding F-box/kelch-repeat protein At3g23880-like produces MRSEKKPWSPLLCDELIEEILSRLPVKPLIQFKCVCKGWNSLMSDPYFIKLHLSKSATKDDLEHFQLMKNVCLGSIPEIHMELCDVSSLFHSLQIETFLFNFANMPGYHLVGSCNGLHCGVSEIPEGYRACFWNKATRVISRESPTLSFSPSIGRRTMFGFGYDPSSDKYKVVAIALTMLSLDVSEKTEMKVYGAGDSSWRNLKGFPILCTLPKVGGVYLSGTLNWIVIKGKETIHSEIVIISIDLEKETCRSLFLPDDFCFVDTNIGVFRDSLCVWQDSNTHLGLWQMRKFGDDKSWIQLINFSYLHLNIRPYEEKSMILPLCMSNNGDFFMLKFTRNADDEYQIILYNQWDSKGRREI; encoded by the coding sequence ATGCGATCAGAGAAGAAACCATGGTCGCCACTCCTCTGTGACGAACTCATCGAGGAAATCTTGTCTCGTCTTCCTGTGAAACCTTTGATCCAATTCAAGTGTGTGTGCAAGGGATGGAACTCCCTAATGTCAGATCCCTATTTCATCAAATTGCACCTTAGCAAATCTGCTACGAAGGACGATTTGGAACACTTTCAACTGATGAAAAATGTCTGCCTCGGATCCATCCCTGAAATCCACATGGAATTGTGTGATGTAAGTTCGTTATTCCATTCCCTACAAATTGAAACgttcttgttcaatttcgcAAACATGCCAGGTTACCATCTGGTCGGTTCATGTAATGGGTTGCACTGTGGGGTTAGCGAAATACCAGAAGGATACCGTGCTTGTTTCTGGAACAAGGCGACAAGGGTGATATCCAGAGAATCGCCAACGCTGTCTTTTTCCCCGAGCATTGGTCGTAGAACAATGTTTGGGTTTGGCTATGATCCGTCAAGTGACAAATACAAGGTTGTAGCAATTGCATTGACTATGCTCTCACTTGACGTATCTGAAAAGACTGAGATGAAAGTTTATGGCGCTGGTGACAGTAGTTGGAGAAACCTTAAAGGTTTTCCTATTCTTTGCACTTTACCTAAAGTTGGTGGAGTGTATCTGAGTGGAACCCTTAATTGGATTGTTATTAAGGGAAAAGAAACCATTCATTCAGAAATCGTAATTATTTCTATTGACCTGGAGAAGGAGACTTGCAGATCACTATTTCTTCCCGACGATTTTTGCTTTGTTGATACAAATATTGGAGTTTTTAGAGACTCGCTGTGCGTTTGGCAAGATAGCAACACCCATCTTGGCTTGTGGCAGATGAGGAAGTTTGGAGATGACAAGTCTTGGattcaattaataaattttagttatttacatcTTAATATTCGTCCTTATGAAGAAAAATCCATGATTTTACCATTGTGCATGTCTAACAACGGAGACTTCTTCATGCTGAAATTCACTAGAAATGCTGATGATGAATACCAAATAATTCTGTATAACCAGTGGGATAGTAAGGGGAGAAGGGAGATATGA